A stretch of bacterium DNA encodes these proteins:
- a CDS encoding ExbD/TolR family protein: MAMRRGGERRIMSDINVTPLVDVMLVLLIVFMVTAPMLQSGIDVQLPTAGTAPLEKGERAVTISIDRSGQIHLNKHSFTLAEFRRRAPVLFSELGGRPVYLRGDSRISYGTIVAAMSVLKGAGVERIGLVTEPDQL, from the coding sequence ATGGCCATGAGAAGGGGTGGTGAAAGGCGGATCATGTCGGATATCAACGTGACTCCCCTGGTGGACGTCATGCTGGTGCTGCTCATCGTTTTCATGGTCACAGCTCCCATGCTGCAGTCGGGGATCGACGTCCAGCTTCCCACGGCCGGTACCGCCCCCCTTGAGAAAGGGGAGAGGGCCGTGACCATTTCCATTGACCGCAGCGGGCAGATCCACCTCAACAAGCACAGCTTCACCCTCGCCGAGTTCAGGCGCCGGGCACCGGTCCTTTTTTCCGAGCTCGGCGGCCGGCCGGTGTACCTCAGGGGTGATTCCAGGATCTCCTACGGCACCATCGTCGCCGCCATGTCGGTGCTGAAAGGGGCCGGTGTGGAGAGGATCGGGCTGGTGACGGAGCCCGATCAGCTCTAG